Genomic DNA from Bacillus sp. SM2101:
AACAAAACCATTACATTCGAAAATCCAAATGGTAAAAAATATAGGTTGAATGAAGAAATTGCTACGTTGCTCGTCCGTCCCCGTGGTTGGCATTTAGAAGAAAGACATGTCACAGTCGGCGGCAAGAGTATGTCCGCTAGTTTAATAGACTTTGGATTGTATTTTTTCCATAATGCTAAAACACTTTTAGAACGAAATAGCGGACCATATTTTTATTTACCCAAGCTCGAAAGTCATTTAGAAGCGAGATTGTGGAATGATGTATTCGTGTTTGCTCAAGATGAACTAAATATTCCGCGAGGGACAATTAAAGCTACTGTATTAATCGAAACAATATTAGCAGCTTTTGAAATGGATGAAATATTGTACGAGTTACGCGATCATTCTGCAGGGTTAAATTGTGGGCGTTGGGACTATATTTTTAGCTATATTAAAAAATTAAGAAATTATGAACATGTGATTTTGCCTGACCGATCTCTCGTTACGATGACAGTTCCTTTTATGAGAGCTTATTCACTGCTTGCGATTAAGACATGTCATAGACGTAATGCACCTGCAATTGGTGGTATGGCTGCACAAATTCCAGTGAAAAACGATCCAAAAGCAAATGAAGAAGCCTTTAAAAAGGTTCAAGCTGACAAGGAGAGGGAAGTGCTAGACGGTCATGATGGGACCTGGGTTGCACACCCAGCGTTAGTTCCTGTTGCAATGGAAATCTTTAATAATGAAATGCCTGAACCGAATCAAATATATAGAAAACGGGAGGATGTTTGCGTCACAGCTACAGAGCTACTCGCAGTACCAGATGGAAAAATTACTGAGATTGGCGTACGGACTAATATAAATGTAGGAATTCAATATATTGAATCATGGTTGTCTGGTAGAGGGGCTGCTCCAATTCATAATTTAATGGAAGATGCAGCAACTGCTGAAATATCTCGTGCACAACTTTGGCAATGGATACGTCACCCTCAAGGAATTCTCGAGGATGGAAGAAAAATCACCTCTGAGCTTGTTCAACAGTTGAAAGAAGAAGAGCTTGTAAAAATTAAACAAGAGGTTGGAGAAGAGACATTCTCAAAAGGTAGATATCATGAAGCAAACAAGCTTTTTGAACAATTAATTTCAAATGATGAATTTACTGAGTTTTTAACTTTACCTGGTTATAAAACCTTGTAAGTAGAATGTGGAATAACGGTATGCTGTAAAAGGTTTTGGTATGTCATTTCGTCTTATATAGAAGAAAAATCACTGTTTAAACCTAATTCTTAAAGGAAGACACAACAAATCACCATCAAATGGCTTCATATAAAAGAAGATGAGCTTGTAATGTCATTGCTAAAAGGAAAGCTAAAGTACTTAAAATACAAGGAGGAATATGATTATGACTAATAAAAGAATTCAAAAATTAGAAGAAAGCTGGAGTATGGATAAGCGTTGGAATGGGGTTGAAAGACCTTATAGTGCAGAAGAAGTAATTAAGCTTCGAGGTTCGATTGATATTGAATATACATTAGCAAAAAAAGGCTCAGAAAAGTTATGGGATTTAATTCATACAGAGGATTACGTTAATGCACTAGGTGCGTTAACAGGTAATCAAGCTGTTCAACAAGTGAAAGCAGGATTAAAAGCAATTTATTTAAGTGGTTGGCAAGTAGCTGCTGATGCAAATTTAGCAGGACAAATGTATCCTGATCAAAGCTTATATCCAGCCAATAGTGTACCTTCTGTTGTGAAACGAATTAATCAGGCATTGCAACGTGCAGACCAAATTCATCATTTAGAAGAAAATGACCAGATTGATTGGTTTGCACCAATTGTTGCTGATGCTGAAGCTGGTTTTGGTGGTCAATTAAATGTCTTCGAACTTATGAAAGGAATGATTGAAGCTGGAGCTTCAGGAGTACATTTTGAAGATCAGCTGTCATCTGAAAAGAAATGTGGGCATTTAGGGGGGAAAGTTCTACTTCCAACACAAACTGCTGTACGTAACTTAATCTCTGCTCGTTTAGCCGCTGACGTAATGGGTGTGCCAACACTGTTAATCGCAAGAACAGATGCCGATGCAGCTGATATGATTACTAGTGATATTGATGATTACGATAAAGCGTTTTTAACTGGTGAAAGAACACCTGAAGGCTTCTTCCGTACGAAGCCTGGCATTGAGCAAGCGATTGCTAGAGGTTTAGCATATGCTCCGTATGCAGATTTAATTTGGTGTGAAACATCAACACCTGATCTTGAGCAAGCAAAACAGTTTGCAGATGCAATTCATGAAAAATATCCAAATAAGCTTCTTGCATACAACTGTTCACCTTCGTTTAACTGGAAAGCAAAACTAGATGATGAAACGATTGCAAAATTCCAAAAAGAGTTAGGGAAGATGGGTTATAAGTTCCAATTCGTAACACTTGCAGGCTTCCATGCGTTAAATCATAGTATGTTCGAGTTAGCTCGTGGATACAAAGAACGAGGAATGGCTGCATATTCCGAATTGCAGCAAGCGGAATTTGGAAATGAAAAACATGGTTACACTGCTACAAAGCATCAAAGAGAAGTAGGTACAGGTTATTTTGATCAAGTGTCTCAAGTTGTATCAGGAGGTAAATCATCAACAACAGCTCTAAAAGGTTCAACAGAGGAAGAACAATTTGTTACCAATGCATAACTAACTAGCGTGTCAAGGATTAAATTAAATGGGGGAAATGAAATAAAGAATAAACACTGGCTCACAAAAGGCCAGTGTTTTTCGTTAGCGTTAACTTTGTTGTTATATAAACAAAAAGTCTTATGTGATTATCATCATATTATAGAAGAAAAGATGCCACCAAATTAGCTTTATGCGTGTTTATTAGTAGAAAAAACAAGCTACATAGTAAAAACATATACGGTTGTCACTGTCATAAAGCTCATCCGTCTTTGTTGTTCAGAGCTATGTTTGAATTAGAAAATATTTTAGGCATAAATTAACATGTATGTTAAATGAATTATATGTTTTGCAATGCTTCTATAATATCCGTCTGTCCAGACAAAATTTCGAATGTTTTCCCATAGGTATTCTGAATGTTTAAACATTCTACCAGTACTTTTGCCACGTCTTCTCTAGATATATCACCTGAATAGTCAGCTAGTTTTTTGGATATGCTAATATGTCCTGTTCCTTCATCGTAAGAAAGCCTACCTGGTCGGACAATCGTATATACGAGTGAGCTATTGCTCAAATATTCATCAGCTATCCCTTTTGATTTTAAATAACCTTTCATTGAATCAGTAGGGCCAAGGTCGGGTAGATCAGCCCCTACAGAACTTAA
This window encodes:
- the aceB gene encoding malate synthase A, with the protein product MTIQTSGIQVHGTRNEQYDEILTPEALMFIEKLEKQFGERRKELLIKRGERQQKIDAGEMPDFLEETSGVRQGDWTIAPIPKDLQDRRVEITGPVERKMVINALNSGAKVFMADFEDANSPTWQNCIEGQINLRDAVNKTITFENPNGKKYRLNEEIATLLVRPRGWHLEERHVTVGGKSMSASLIDFGLYFFHNAKTLLERNSGPYFYLPKLESHLEARLWNDVFVFAQDELNIPRGTIKATVLIETILAAFEMDEILYELRDHSAGLNCGRWDYIFSYIKKLRNYEHVILPDRSLVTMTVPFMRAYSLLAIKTCHRRNAPAIGGMAAQIPVKNDPKANEEAFKKVQADKEREVLDGHDGTWVAHPALVPVAMEIFNNEMPEPNQIYRKREDVCVTATELLAVPDGKITEIGVRTNINVGIQYIESWLSGRGAAPIHNLMEDAATAEISRAQLWQWIRHPQGILEDGRKITSELVQQLKEEELVKIKQEVGEETFSKGRYHEANKLFEQLISNDEFTEFLTLPGYKTL
- the aceA gene encoding isocitrate lyase, which gives rise to MTNKRIQKLEESWSMDKRWNGVERPYSAEEVIKLRGSIDIEYTLAKKGSEKLWDLIHTEDYVNALGALTGNQAVQQVKAGLKAIYLSGWQVAADANLAGQMYPDQSLYPANSVPSVVKRINQALQRADQIHHLEENDQIDWFAPIVADAEAGFGGQLNVFELMKGMIEAGASGVHFEDQLSSEKKCGHLGGKVLLPTQTAVRNLISARLAADVMGVPTLLIARTDADAADMITSDIDDYDKAFLTGERTPEGFFRTKPGIEQAIARGLAYAPYADLIWCETSTPDLEQAKQFADAIHEKYPNKLLAYNCSPSFNWKAKLDDETIAKFQKELGKMGYKFQFVTLAGFHALNHSMFELARGYKERGMAAYSELQQAEFGNEKHGYTATKHQREVGTGYFDQVSQVVSGGKSSTTALKGSTEEEQFVTNA
- a CDS encoding SDR family oxidoreductase gives rise to the protein MKVLVVGANGGTGRIILQLLGQSGEHDAVAMIRDDSQREDLISLGASSTVLADLEKEMSHAIEGCDAIIFAAGSGSKTGADKTKLVDEQGAINLIKTAERRGVNRFIMLSSVGADLPDLGPTDSMKGYLKSKGIADEYLSNSSLVYTIVRPGRLSYDEGTGHISISKKLADYSGDISREDVAKVLVECLNIQNTYGKTFEILSGQTDIIEALQNI